One stretch of Alcaligenes aquatilis DNA includes these proteins:
- a CDS encoding helix-turn-helix domain-containing protein gives MLLRTPSASFKSLAAWQEVVCAYFVPLEVQPDSRRGFSNRAATDRMGSVDVMELCTSAQRVRRTQALANRSEQALYKVTLQISGSSQIEQNNRSSILQAGQWGIYDTTRPYEVAVQDQSHFLVLQFEEERLLPWLPWLSDAVARSFSATTGPARIAMDMLRLGLQERGHLSPSALSELSQTVIRMMALSLADGRPVTTESALDEVRRGQLLQIQQYVQDHLGDTGLNAQSLALQFRISRRYLYKLFELCGQAPADYIMAARLERACQLLVDGKPGRQISELAWQMGFSDAAVFSHAFRRRYGVSPSEWRRSRLLGD, from the coding sequence ATGTTATTGCGCACTCCCTCTGCTTCTTTCAAGAGCCTGGCTGCTTGGCAGGAAGTGGTGTGTGCGTACTTCGTGCCCTTGGAAGTCCAGCCGGACTCGCGCCGTGGCTTCTCTAACCGGGCAGCAACCGACCGCATGGGTTCGGTCGATGTGATGGAGCTGTGTACCAGCGCGCAGCGTGTGCGCCGCACCCAGGCCCTGGCCAACCGTTCCGAGCAGGCGCTGTACAAGGTCACCTTGCAAATCAGTGGCAGTAGCCAGATTGAGCAGAACAATCGCAGCAGCATTTTGCAGGCTGGGCAGTGGGGCATTTATGACACCACCCGCCCTTACGAAGTAGCCGTGCAGGATCAATCCCATTTTCTGGTCTTGCAGTTCGAGGAAGAGCGCCTGCTGCCTTGGCTGCCTTGGTTAAGCGATGCCGTAGCCCGGTCGTTCTCGGCCACCACCGGTCCGGCCCGGATTGCCATGGACATGCTGCGTCTGGGCTTGCAGGAACGCGGGCACTTGTCGCCCTCGGCCTTGAGCGAACTGTCCCAAACCGTCATTCGCATGATGGCGTTGAGTCTGGCCGATGGCCGTCCGGTGACGACCGAGTCGGCCCTGGACGAAGTGCGGCGTGGGCAACTGCTGCAAATTCAGCAATACGTACAGGATCATCTGGGTGATACCGGTTTGAATGCACAGTCCCTGGCATTGCAGTTTCGTATTTCACGCCGCTATCTCTATAAGCTGTTCGAGCTGTGCGGACAAGCCCCCGCCGACTACATCATGGCCGCCCGCCTGGAGCGCGCCTGTCAATTGCTGGTCGATGGCAAACCTGGCCGGCAGATCAGTGAATTGGCCTGGCAAATGGGGTTTTCCGATGCGGCCGTGTTCAGCCACGCCTTTCGCCGACGCTATGGCGTATCACCCAGTGAATGGCGTCGCAGCCGCCTTTTGGGCGATTAA
- a CDS encoding MauE/DoxX family redox-associated membrane protein, producing MDPVLTYASLACLAVLMGLGALDKLRHFSLFEAAVGGYRLLPEMVLRPFSVLFVAAEALSAPLLLWPASRSLGAILALFVLLVATSGIVMNLLRGRRDVDCGCSGLGESSGGLSWWLVARNALLAALAVASGDWAISSARELVWVDGLTFFGATLALLGLYYAANQLIESHLKFQKMQNS from the coding sequence ATGGACCCGGTCCTGACTTATGCCAGCCTGGCTTGCTTGGCCGTGCTGATGGGGCTGGGGGCGCTGGATAAATTGCGTCACTTCAGCCTGTTCGAGGCAGCCGTTGGCGGTTATCGATTGCTGCCGGAAATGGTGTTACGACCATTCAGTGTGCTGTTTGTCGCTGCCGAGGCCTTGAGTGCGCCTTTGCTGCTGTGGCCAGCCAGCCGTTCGCTAGGGGCGATTCTGGCCCTGTTCGTCCTGTTGGTCGCCACCAGTGGCATTGTGATGAACCTGCTGCGTGGCCGCCGCGATGTCGATTGCGGTTGCTCGGGGTTGGGTGAGTCCTCCGGTGGTTTGTCCTGGTGGCTGGTGGCTCGCAATGCTTTGCTGGCTGCGTTGGCCGTGGCCAGCGGTGACTGGGCTATCAGCAGTGCCCGCGAACTGGTCTGGGTGGATGGTTTGACCTTTTTTGGTGCCACCTTGGCCTTGCTGGGCCTGTACTACGCGGCTAACCAACTGATCGAATCCCATCTGAAATTCCAGAAAATGCAGAATTCTTAG
- a CDS encoding amine dehydrogenase large subunit, which produces MKSKFTLTTAAAMLGLMVLAGGAQAQDKPREVLTGGHSVSAPQENRIYVMDSVFNHLTESRVHVYDYTNGKFLGMVPTAFNGHVQLSNDGKKIYTMTTYHERITRGKRSDVVEVWDADKLTFEKEISLPPKRVQGLNYDGLFRQTTDGKFIVLQNASPATSIGIVDVAKGDYVEDVTAAAGCWSVIPQPNRPRSFMTICGDGGLLTINLGEDGKVASQSRSKQMFSVKDDPIFIAPALDKDKAYFVSYYGNVYSADFSGDEVKVDGPWSMLNDEDKAKNWVPGGYNLVGLHRASGRMYVFMHPDGKEGTHKFPAAEIWVMDTKTKKRLARIPGRDALSMTIDQQRNLLLTLDGGNVNVYDISQPEPKLLRTIEGAAEASLQVQFHPVGGV; this is translated from the coding sequence ATGAAGTCTAAATTTACATTAACGACCGCCGCCGCCATGTTGGGGCTGATGGTGCTGGCCGGTGGAGCACAAGCCCAGGATAAACCGCGCGAGGTCCTGACTGGCGGGCACAGCGTGTCTGCCCCCCAGGAAAACCGCATCTATGTCATGGACTCGGTGTTCAACCACCTGACCGAAAGCCGTGTACACGTTTATGACTACACCAACGGCAAGTTCCTGGGCATGGTGCCCACGGCCTTTAACGGCCACGTGCAGTTGTCTAACGACGGCAAGAAAATCTACACCATGACCACCTACCACGAGCGCATTACGCGTGGAAAGCGCTCGGACGTGGTGGAAGTGTGGGATGCCGACAAGCTGACCTTTGAAAAAGAAATTTCCTTGCCACCCAAGCGTGTTCAAGGTCTGAACTACGATGGCTTGTTCCGTCAGACCACGGACGGCAAGTTCATCGTGCTGCAAAACGCCTCGCCAGCGACCTCGATCGGGATTGTGGACGTGGCCAAGGGCGATTATGTGGAAGACGTCACCGCCGCAGCCGGTTGCTGGAGCGTGATCCCTCAGCCCAACCGTCCACGCAGCTTCATGACCATTTGTGGTGATGGTGGCCTGTTGACGATCAATCTGGGCGAAGACGGCAAGGTGGCCAGCCAGTCGCGCAGCAAGCAGATGTTCTCTGTGAAGGACGACCCGATTTTTATCGCGCCCGCTCTGGATAAGGACAAGGCGTACTTCGTGTCCTACTACGGCAATGTCTACAGTGCGGATTTCAGCGGTGACGAGGTCAAGGTGGATGGTCCCTGGTCCATGTTAAATGACGAGGACAAGGCCAAGAACTGGGTGCCCGGTGGCTACAACCTGGTGGGTCTGCATCGTGCCAGTGGCCGCATGTACGTGTTCATGCACCCGGATGGTAAAGAGGGCACGCACAAGTTCCCTGCGGCCGAAATCTGGGTCATGGATACCAAGACGAAGAAACGCCTAGCCCGTATCCCCGGACGTGATGCCTTGTCCATGACCATTGATCAGCAACGCAATCTGCTGCTGACGCTGGACGGTGGCAATGTGAACGTCTACGACATCAGCCAGCCTGAACCCAAGTTGCTGCGCACGATCGAAGGTGCGGCAGAAGCGTCCTTGCAAGTTCAGTTTCACCCAGTTGGGGGTGTCTGA
- a CDS encoding cytochrome C, whose product MWTSLRLACLGVVLLALTPWAHAQEEMTGTGDYLQSSQAFKDYMLQCAGCHRYDGQGLTQRGIPDFNQSIGLFTRLPAGRDYMIRVPGAAQSQLDNADLARVLNWIVAKFSPEEMTPDYRPFTSAEVGAARHHRFDDVLKARTALTVKMNSMGLEPAPYLYGSMER is encoded by the coding sequence GTGTGGACATCTTTGCGCCTGGCCTGTTTGGGCGTCGTACTGCTGGCGTTGACGCCTTGGGCCCATGCCCAGGAAGAGATGACCGGAACGGGCGACTACTTGCAAAGCTCCCAGGCTTTTAAAGACTATATGCTGCAATGTGCTGGCTGCCATCGCTACGATGGTCAGGGCCTGACGCAGCGTGGAATCCCCGACTTCAACCAGTCCATTGGTTTGTTTACCCGCTTGCCGGCGGGACGGGACTATATGATTCGGGTTCCCGGTGCTGCGCAGTCGCAACTGGATAATGCGGATCTGGCTCGTGTGCTGAACTGGATTGTGGCCAAATTCAGCCCCGAAGAAATGACACCCGATTACCGGCCCTTTACCTCGGCTGAGGTAGGGGCGGCACGTCATCACCGTTTTGATGATGTGCTCAAGGCGCGTACAGCGTTAACCGTCAAGATGAACAGCATGGGTTTGGAGCCCGCTCCTTATCTGTATGGCTCCATGGAGCGCTGA
- a CDS encoding aldehyde dehydrogenase family protein → MGQDVQPERNAIREHMIIDGKPVSDSQGPTIPVYDPATGQVIAHQPEAGTQGVDLAVRAARQALEQGEWGKMLPAQRERLLLRLADLVEANADELARLETLNNGKLLFFSYGLEVAASAQWLRYMAGWATKISGELLSPSIAFPPGINYHAYTRQEPVGVVGAIVPWNFPLLMAVWKIAPAMAAGCTVVLKPAEETPLTAIRLAELALEAGFPAGVINVITGRGESTGAALTAHPDVNKISFTGSTEVGKLIGHQAINDMKRMSLELGGKSPVVIMDDCDVDMAIQGAANAIFFNQGQVCTAGSRLFVQKGIYERVVQGVADLASSMTLGSGFEQSTQIAPLISARHQQRVQNYIEAGRQQGGRMLAGEGVRPEQGYFVRPTVFADVAPDARIMREEIFGPVVVATPFDTEAQALALANDTDFGLGASVWSQDLARVQRLTAGIKAGTVWVNTHNMLDPSMPFGGYKQSGLGREHGRAAVEAYLETKSVCMAYPAA, encoded by the coding sequence ATGGGGCAAGACGTACAACCCGAGCGCAACGCGATTCGCGAACACATGATTATTGACGGCAAGCCCGTCAGTGATTCTCAAGGACCCACCATTCCCGTCTACGATCCCGCAACGGGACAGGTGATTGCGCACCAGCCCGAGGCCGGTACTCAAGGCGTAGATCTTGCCGTTCGTGCCGCCCGCCAGGCTTTGGAACAGGGCGAATGGGGCAAGATGCTGCCCGCCCAACGCGAGCGCCTGCTGTTGCGTTTGGCCGATCTGGTCGAAGCCAACGCCGACGAGCTGGCTCGTCTGGAAACCCTGAACAACGGCAAACTGCTGTTCTTCTCCTACGGTCTGGAAGTGGCCGCCAGCGCGCAATGGCTGCGTTACATGGCTGGCTGGGCAACCAAGATCAGCGGTGAACTGCTGTCGCCCTCTATCGCTTTTCCTCCCGGCATCAATTACCACGCTTACACCCGTCAAGAGCCTGTGGGTGTGGTGGGCGCCATCGTGCCCTGGAACTTCCCGCTGCTGATGGCCGTGTGGAAAATCGCCCCTGCCATGGCAGCGGGTTGCACCGTGGTTCTGAAGCCTGCTGAAGAGACTCCGCTGACCGCCATTCGTCTGGCCGAACTGGCTCTGGAAGCCGGTTTCCCCGCCGGTGTGATCAACGTGATCACGGGCCGTGGCGAAAGCACGGGTGCGGCGTTGACGGCTCACCCCGACGTGAACAAGATTTCCTTTACTGGCTCCACGGAAGTGGGCAAGTTGATTGGCCATCAAGCCATCAACGATATGAAGCGCATGTCTCTGGAGCTGGGCGGCAAGTCCCCCGTGGTCATCATGGACGATTGCGATGTGGACATGGCCATTCAAGGTGCAGCCAACGCCATCTTCTTTAACCAGGGTCAGGTGTGTACCGCCGGTTCGCGTCTGTTTGTCCAAAAAGGCATTTACGAGCGCGTGGTGCAGGGCGTAGCCGATCTGGCTTCTTCCATGACTCTGGGCTCGGGCTTTGAGCAGTCCACCCAGATTGCTCCGTTGATTTCCGCCCGTCATCAGCAGCGTGTGCAGAACTACATTGAGGCGGGTCGCCAGCAAGGCGGGCGCATGTTGGCAGGCGAGGGCGTACGCCCCGAGCAGGGCTACTTCGTACGTCCCACCGTGTTTGCCGACGTGGCACCCGATGCCCGCATCATGCGTGAAGAAATCTTTGGCCCTGTGGTGGTGGCGACCCCGTTTGACACCGAGGCGCAGGCATTGGCATTGGCCAACGATACAGACTTTGGCCTGGGTGCCAGCGTCTGGAGTCAGGACCTGGCCCGGGTGCAACGTCTGACCGCTGGTATCAAGGCGGGCACGGTGTGGGTCAACACCCACAACATGCTGGACCCCAGCATGCCCTTTGGTGGCTACAAGCAGTCTGGCCTGGGTCGGGAACACGGGCGTGCGGCGGTAGAGGCTTACCTGGAGACCAAATCGGTCTGCATGGCCTATCCGGCAGCCTAG
- a CDS encoding methylamine dehydrogenase light chain yields the protein MRWLDKFGESLSRSVAHKTSRRSVLRSVGKLMVGSAFVLPVLPVARAAGGGGSSSSGADHISLNPDLASEDEVNSCDYWRHCAVDGFLCSCCGGTTTTCPPGSTPSPISWIGTCHNPHDGKDYLISYHDCCGKTACGRCQCNTQTRERPGYEFFLHNDVNWCMANENSTFHCTTSVLVGLAKN from the coding sequence ATGCGTTGGCTGGATAAATTTGGGGAGAGCCTCTCCCGTTCTGTGGCCCACAAGACTTCGCGTCGCAGCGTGCTGCGCTCGGTGGGTAAATTAATGGTCGGTTCGGCCTTTGTGCTGCCCGTATTGCCCGTGGCTCGCGCTGCCGGTGGTGGTGGCAGCAGTAGCAGTGGTGCCGATCACATCAGTCTGAATCCCGATCTGGCCAGTGAAGACGAGGTGAACTCCTGCGACTACTGGCGTCACTGCGCGGTGGACGGCTTCTTGTGCTCTTGCTGCGGCGGCACTACCACGACGTGCCCTCCGGGCTCGACGCCGTCGCCCATCTCGTGGATTGGCACTTGCCATAACCCGCATGATGGCAAGGACTACTTGATCAGCTATCACGACTGCTGCGGCAAGACCGCTTGCGGCCGCTGCCAGTGCAATACGCAGACTCGTGAGCGTCCTGGTTACGAGTTCTTCCTGCACAATGATGTGAACTGGTGCATGGCGAACGAGAACAGTACCTTCCACTGCACGACGTCGGTATTGGTGGGTTTGGCTAAAAACTAA
- the mauD gene encoding methylamine dehydrogenase accessory protein MauD: MTALLISNVILWVIVLALVVLVLALSRQIGVLYERVAPMGALTMDKGPQVGDAAPVMELQDLRGRALTVGVAGPRSQLIFFMSPTCPVCKKLLPILKSIQGAEGQWVDIVLASDGEMPEHLAFYQKAQLDSFPYVLSTQLGMGFQISKLPYAVLIDENGIVRGKGLVNSREQLESLFTAKDLGVASAQEYLAGDSGMKQVQVSRKENVNALAG; the protein is encoded by the coding sequence ATGACCGCTTTACTGATTTCCAACGTCATTTTATGGGTAATCGTACTGGCCCTGGTGGTGCTGGTACTTGCCCTGTCGCGCCAGATTGGCGTGTTGTACGAACGGGTTGCCCCCATGGGTGCCCTGACCATGGACAAAGGCCCGCAAGTGGGTGATGCCGCACCCGTCATGGAACTACAAGACCTGCGTGGTCGTGCCCTTACCGTAGGGGTGGCTGGCCCGCGTAGCCAGTTGATTTTCTTCATGTCGCCTACCTGCCCGGTGTGCAAGAAGCTTTTGCCTATTTTGAAGTCTATTCAGGGCGCGGAAGGTCAGTGGGTCGATATTGTGCTGGCCAGTGATGGCGAGATGCCCGAGCATCTGGCTTTCTACCAGAAAGCACAACTGGACAGCTTCCCCTACGTCCTGTCCACGCAATTGGGCATGGGCTTTCAGATCAGCAAACTGCCTTATGCCGTGTTGATCGACGAGAACGGCATCGTGCGCGGCAAGGGTCTGGTCAATTCGCGTGAACAGCTCGAAAGCCTGTTTACCGCTAAAGACCTGGGTGTTGCGTCGGCGCAGGAATACTTGGCCGGTGACTCGGGCATGAAGCAAGTGCAGGTATCACGAAAGGAGAACGTCAATGCGTTGGCTGGATAA
- a CDS encoding dihydrodipicolinate synthase family protein → MKNKGVFSICPTPFKPGGELDLQSLVSLVNFQLEAGIHGLAILGVMGELHKLSTFERRRVIETVVAAVRGAVPVWVGVRALGTAAAVEQARSAEDLGADAIFVAPLAGADEDMQVAYYRQIVQVIRIPVVIHDFPELFAARISPALAVRLKGEAGVSMLNSEDPPVGQKITAVRGLSGDALPILSGLGGMHFLEELQRGADGVVTGFSFPEILLKVYELHRQGDQEEAARVFDRYCSLIRYEFQPLVALALRKYSYMRRGIIACDATRDPATALDHISRDEFEAVVRRVGLDLSVKGVQTV, encoded by the coding sequence ATGAAAAATAAAGGTGTCTTTTCCATTTGCCCCACCCCCTTCAAACCGGGTGGCGAGCTGGATTTGCAAAGCCTGGTCAGTCTGGTGAATTTCCAGCTTGAAGCCGGTATTCACGGACTGGCGATTTTGGGGGTAATGGGTGAACTGCACAAGCTCAGCACCTTCGAGCGCCGGCGTGTCATTGAAACCGTGGTGGCTGCGGTGCGTGGTGCGGTGCCGGTATGGGTGGGCGTACGCGCCTTGGGGACCGCCGCCGCTGTCGAGCAGGCTCGCAGTGCTGAGGATCTGGGCGCGGATGCGATCTTTGTGGCCCCCTTGGCCGGGGCCGACGAGGACATGCAGGTGGCCTATTACCGCCAGATCGTGCAGGTGATCCGTATTCCGGTGGTGATTCATGACTTCCCGGAACTGTTTGCCGCCCGTATCAGCCCCGCCTTGGCCGTGCGCCTGAAAGGCGAGGCGGGGGTGTCCATGTTGAACTCTGAGGATCCGCCGGTTGGCCAGAAAATTACCGCCGTGCGGGGCTTATCGGGCGATGCCTTGCCGATCTTGAGTGGCCTGGGTGGTATGCACTTTCTGGAAGAGCTGCAACGGGGGGCTGATGGCGTGGTCACGGGCTTTTCCTTCCCGGAAATTCTGTTGAAAGTGTATGAGCTGCATCGCCAGGGCGATCAAGAAGAAGCCGCCCGTGTCTTTGACCGTTATTGCTCGCTGATTCGCTACGAATTCCAGCCCTTGGTGGCGCTGGCGTTGCGCAAATATTCCTATATGCGCCGTGGCATCATCGCCTGCGACGCTACCCGCGATCCGGCCACGGCGCTGGATCACATCAGCCGTGACGAGTTCGAGGCCGTGGTACGCCGCGTGGGCCTGGATTTGTCCGTCAAGGGCGTGCAAACCGTTTAA
- a CDS encoding methylated-DNA--[protein]-cysteine S-methyltransferase, with product MFAYVGLRTACFDTPLGVMRLLVDAQGALLRLDFEEETVHGLTPEQLAGLIPEPALAEPVQEQLDAYFAGKRQQFDLPFSLQGTEFQQQVWQALLTIPYGQTWTYGQMAEHLDRPKAVRAVGQACGLNPISIIVPCHRVQGANGMLTGFSSGLHRKASLLDFERRVYLTGEADFQLSMPAQLDLF from the coding sequence ATGTTTGCTTATGTCGGGCTGCGTACTGCCTGCTTTGATACGCCTTTAGGGGTGATGCGTTTGCTGGTCGATGCTCAAGGTGCTTTGCTGCGCCTGGACTTCGAGGAAGAGACTGTGCATGGCCTGACGCCCGAGCAACTGGCCGGCTTGATCCCTGAACCGGCGTTGGCCGAACCTGTGCAGGAACAGTTGGACGCGTATTTTGCCGGCAAGCGGCAGCAGTTTGATCTGCCCTTCAGCCTGCAAGGCACCGAGTTTCAGCAACAGGTCTGGCAGGCCTTGCTGACGATTCCCTACGGCCAAACCTGGACTTACGGGCAAATGGCCGAACATCTGGACCGCCCCAAAGCGGTGCGTGCCGTAGGCCAGGCTTGCGGCCTGAACCCCATCAGTATCATCGTGCCTTGCCATCGTGTGCAGGGTGCCAATGGCATGTTGACCGGCTTTAGCTCCGGCCTGCACCGCAAAGCCAGCTTGCTGGACTTTGAGCGCCGCGTGTATTTGACCGGTGAGGCAGACTTTCAACTGAGCATGCCCGCCCAGTTGGATTTGTTCTAG
- a CDS encoding transporter — translation MYAILQRTALALALSGVSAGLAHAGDPSARDWIPAPVGTNIVAVYMMGLKSHGFYDQGSRIGDSPKLNVQGMVYRQMHFRELAGKTVQYELIVPGFRTTLDVPGQDRDRMTGMGDVTAGAAVWLHNDPENRFWFAWEPFITAPTGRYHGSHADVSAGKNRWSTIQDFAIVKGFGESSFVEGVAEFEFFGNNKNYYGQTLKKDTAIRLMALVSTNLTEKTYVGMRYRYETGGRERVNGQTTVTRARNHQLAAEITHQLTDAHQVQLQYIHDLKVENGPRMRGLQFRYAYAF, via the coding sequence ATGTATGCAATTTTGCAGCGAACCGCGCTGGCCTTGGCTTTGAGCGGCGTCAGTGCCGGACTGGCCCATGCGGGCGACCCCAGTGCCCGGGATTGGATACCTGCTCCGGTGGGCACCAATATCGTGGCCGTCTACATGATGGGCCTGAAGTCGCATGGTTTTTATGATCAGGGTTCACGCATTGGCGATAGCCCCAAGCTGAATGTGCAAGGCATGGTTTACCGCCAGATGCACTTTCGTGAGCTGGCCGGAAAAACGGTGCAGTACGAACTGATCGTGCCCGGCTTTCGCACCACGCTGGATGTTCCAGGGCAAGACCGTGATCGCATGACAGGGATGGGTGATGTGACTGCCGGTGCTGCCGTGTGGTTGCACAACGATCCGGAAAACCGTTTCTGGTTTGCCTGGGAGCCTTTCATCACTGCACCGACGGGTCGCTACCACGGCTCGCACGCGGATGTGTCTGCTGGCAAGAACCGCTGGAGCACGATTCAGGACTTCGCGATTGTGAAAGGCTTTGGCGAGTCCTCTTTTGTGGAAGGTGTGGCGGAGTTCGAGTTCTTTGGCAATAACAAGAACTACTACGGTCAGACCCTGAAAAAAGACACGGCAATTCGTCTGATGGCCCTGGTGTCCACCAACCTGACTGAAAAGACGTATGTAGGTATGCGCTATCGCTACGAAACGGGCGGGCGCGAGCGGGTCAATGGTCAAACCACGGTGACGCGGGCGCGTAACCATCAATTGGCCGCCGAAATTACCCATCAACTGACCGATGCTCACCAGGTGCAATTGCAGTACATCCATGATTTGAAAGTCGAAAATGGCCCGCGCATGCGCGGCCTGCAATTCCGTTATGCCTATGCGTTCTGA